The Carassius carassius chromosome 37, fCarCar2.1, whole genome shotgun sequence genomic sequence gttatacatttaaatatttattgaaaaggTAATTAGGATATTATGCTGTAAGGAGTAATAGGAGCATGTTACTTTTGAGACGTTATTGCCAGCACTGGTTAAAGTAAATGGGGTTTGCATGATGACTTAGGGGACACTTAGTGAGCGAGCGGCTAATGTGTTTTGGATACTTTCTCTGGGAGGTTTCCTCGCTCAGCATAACACCCACCCATGACTCTCCTTCCTGAAAGCAGTTTGATGAGCTCCAAAAAGTGTCTAATCGATCGCTTTGAGTTTTTATCTCTTGTTTGCGTGCCAATAAGGCTCCATTATGCAAGCTTTCACTGATACTCGTAAGAAACCCTGAGTGTAAACAAGCATGAAAAGAATGACGAATGCATCCAGGGTTGGATGAATGCTTTTGGCTCTCTTATATAATTAGGCCATGAAATGAGTTCAGTAGCTGAATCTATTAACTTTAGCATTGAAATAGAGCCCCTGAAGTAATAATTACTCCAATTCATCAGACGGCGTGTTCTGTCATGGGCATTACTAAACTGAGAGATTCACAGGTTTATATAGAGTTACTCAAAAGAGATTTTAGCCAAACTGTTGGCTTGCTTACTTTCTTAACAGACAGTAAATGTTCTATCTTTTGTTTCTTTCAGGTGTAATGAGAGGGCAGTTTGTGAGCAGATGATGGACGTTGAGGCGTCATATTCAGAGTTCATAACCTGTGATCGTACAGGTCGCAGGAACGCGGTGCCGGACATTAAAGGAGAGGCAGTAGCGGTGGGAACCGGTGAACTAACAAAAGACATGGCTCAGATGGATCTGAAAGCTGCAGGTACATCACACAGCTTCACTTCTTCCTGCGAGGCAGCAGCTGTATTTGATATTGCTCCAACATTCTCCTCTTCTACCCCTCCTTCTTTTAGTCGTCCTTCTCCTCTTCATGTGTTCCTTTCTTTTATCTTCTTCTTCTGCATCTTATGTCTCCTCCACCTCTTCTTCTTCTCATCCTTCTGCTCGGTCTCCTCATTCTTAATCATCTTATTCTCCTCCTCATCTCTTCTTCTCCtcctactttttcttcttctcctcccCTCCCTAAACCTCCTTGCTATACTACTTACTActacttattttgatgtgtctcATTTCAGAGGCGGCATCCTCCAGAGGTTGCTTTTCTTAAATGAAACTTCCCCAATGACGTATGCAGTCTTAAATTGCGACCTCCGGTTGACGCACCATTCTAAATAAGTCACAGcttttttcttctcctcctctctctaAACCTTCTTCTTCTACTTCACCTTCTCCTTCACTCCCTAAACCTCTTTCCCTTTATTCTTCTCCTCCTATTCTTAATCCTCTTCCTCTTACTAAACCTCATTCTCTtactactcctcctcctcctcctcttcctaaAACTCCTTCTCTTACTACTTTTTCTCCtcctgtttctttttcttctcatcctcctcctcatcctccttttCCACCATCTTTTTCtacttacagtttttttctgactataagtcgcaccagtccaaaaatacatcatgacgaggaaaaaaaacatatacaaggctccaaacaaaaaaatctagtaaggagccattggctcctataagaaaaaaacttaggtgccaaatgatttttttaggtgccacagaataaacatgttttatgcgttttattaaaaaattttattttacattttaactttttaatcatactgacgtgTTTGTCTCATcatttcttgactttatcagcattttaatccatcttgtagacgacctgggaatgaaggttcacttaaagtgggagctaaatgtcttttccaacttgaaacctagtcatgcgttgtttattacacaaaatctgtaccaatatcatggaccaaaagcatcacttggcccctgagtatagtttggggtcctcctcaatgcatcctgcaAATGTtctcatactctcttaaaaataaaagtgcttcatgataccatagaagaacctttttttcctgtctaaatggtttcataaagaacctttaacatttgaagacgataacagattatgaaaaggtcagaaagagattgttctttaaagagcctttgactgaatggttctttgtggaaccaaaattgttctgtgaagaaccttttaagctcctttatttttaagagtgcatgtctttcacactttcagtctgtttttcttaattagtaaatttaattttataggagtagttgaatcatgtagacaacaggtaaagtaaaaatataaaaattcaatagctcataaatatagcaaaatgctcctctttatagttatttttctagctgactgatgagcttatggacaccgaaaggttactgaggttaatattacgttgcaatgtttacaagctttacacgttttccgcagtttgaaagtgttgtactgtaaaatctcttttaaaatagcctcccttttgatgttaattcatgttcattatgtactctagtagtaaagagtACATACCTGCCGTTCACATGTCccgtcttttgtgcgctcaagttcgttatttcaaatgtaggtgcgcggtatgcatgcgtgctcataatggaagcgacgcgctcgttttttttccaggcgcgcccgcaccgcatcgagttaaaaacatctcaacttttcagaatcccgcaagcgcaccgcaggtcatgtgacaagaaccaaccaatcagctccatcctttccagtaccaacgttgaaagctcagccaagatgaaggaacagctgatcatagctgtatatggatagccctttttaaataaatttagtaacgGAACTACTGCAatcgatttttagtgctgcaaatccatttatcctttgctgaaatttacgcgtctttatggagagagcaggtcacggttgcttagcaacggcagacgcctcaggagcgcaagagcCCGAAGGCGTttggaaaaaaatctgaaagcggcgcgcctagcgttttccacgcgtttttaggcgggatatgtaaacggccccttaaagagcaccaaaactgtatttattgtttgaattttgttatgaatttggaataattttaaagctgatactttgtaaattaaaaattaacaaagcacaaagctttttgcgatttactggacggcaagtgcacttcaaataatgaagttcatgcattaatagaacacagcatggactaagatcttgttaaaaagaagccttatgattataaacgagaactgttaacgatattgccaatatccacacagatgacagctttacctgttgtagtttgttcaagttatgaacgaaatagacgctgtttttctgcactttctcttcaagtctccatttctctctctcgcgcgtttatcaggtgtgtgtcagcgctgctgcgcggcagatgaggactgtttaaaactttttcccactaaaacttcgatgcgcattctctcaatgtgtgaacataacaaaagatgtgaatgcaaaacaatcaggaaaaaaggcattacatgcaattttttaagagtGGCATGTAAACACATgggcctagtcgccagtggcgacctcagcaaaaacttcactcgcattttaatatttatggtcccaaatgcgaccgttttagtcgcagtttggagcactgatatataagtcgcactggactataaatcgcatttaattagaaccaagaaccaagagaaaacattaccgtctacagccgccagagggcgctctgtgtttcAGTGTAGActgcaggagcactgagcagcatagagcgccctctcgcggctgtagacggtaatgttttctcttggttcatttctctcggttcatgttgaattaattttgttaaataagtcacacctgactataagtcgcaggaccagccaaactatgaaaaaaaaagtgcaacttatagtccggtaAATACGGTTTTCTTTTAAACTTCCTTCTCCGCCTCCTCCTCTTTTTCTTTCACCTTCAACCACCCCTAAACAACCACCGTCTCCTTCTCTCCTCCGCCTCCCCTTACACTTCCTTCTCCTCCTACTACGTCTTATTCAACATTGTCTTGTTTTTCTtcacctcctcttcctccctTCTCCTTCTCCTCCACCTTCAACTACTTCTGCTTATTCTCCTCCTTTTTGCTCCCCTTGACTATGaatgtgctttgtgtgtgtggttttgcaCTGTTATATGTCAAAGAATGTAAGAATAAAACTTTGCTTTGTTAGAATGTTCCTAtaacagaaatataatttttgtatttattaaagaGTTGCGATTTATCTATTAGATCATCTATAGTTTTTTACACTGAAATATGTCATGTAAACAAGAAAAATGTTAACACTAGAAGTGAACCTTAATATGAAGTGACTATATAATTCTAGGAAAGCTAACCTTTAAAACTTTGCAGAAACACTCTGCACCCGTATTTTCTTCAGTACATTTTTCGGTATTCTGACGGcagtaatttaatttagttttttaactATCTGCTCTTTCATCACATGAACAGCACTAAAGTCTCCTGACTGCCAGTGGTCTATCAAATCATATTTGTTATGCAACACTGCATCATTTTGGCCCCTGTAATGACTTGCTTTGTAAATACGGTAAGACTGTGATACATTAACACAGTACAAGTGTCGTTCACAAAAGAGGACGAGAACCAAAGGCTTTCACTGGCCTTTCTTTCACAACGTCCCTTACTTTTATCCAGGACACGGCTCAACAAGGTCACAGTGTCCAGATTGAACGTGAATA encodes the following:
- the pkig gene encoding cAMP-dependent protein kinase inhibitor gamma translates to MMDVEASYSEFITCDRTGRRNAVPDIKGEAVAVGTGELTKDMAQMDLKAAEGDASGSPAPEAEASGSQDKPGTEGPS